In the genome of Pontibacter actiniarum, the window GCGAGCAGGTGAGCAGGGAAGAGTACATCCACATGATTACGCTGAAAACGGCCGTGCTGCTGGGCTTTAGCCTGGAACTCGGAGCCATACTTCAAGGGGCACCTGAAGCCGATGCAGAGCACCTGAAGGCGTTTGGCGATAACGTGGGCATCGCCTTCCAGTTGCGCGACGACCTGCTGGACGTGTACGGCGACCAGACCAAGTTCGGCAAGCAGGTGGGCGGGGATATCCTCTCCGATAAAAAGACCTTCCTGATGCTGACGGCGCTGGAGCAGGCAAACGAAGAGCAGCTGCACGTCATCAACAACTGGCGCAACCAGCCGGCCGACTGCATCGCGGCAGACAAGGTGAAAGCTATCACCGGCATATATGATCAGCTGGGGGTACGCCAGCAAACCGAGCAGCAGATTGAAGTATACTTCCAGAAGGCTATGCAGCACTTCGATGCTGTTCAGCTGCCCGAGGCGCGTAAGGCTGCCATTCGAGCCTTGACACTCCAGCTAATGGAGCGGGACAGCTGATGCCTTGAAGGCCTGTTGCACAGTATGCCTCCACACAGCCACTCCTGTACCCATTCAAATTTCAGTTACCCAGTCATTCAAAAGTAGAACATGAGCGTTACCATTATCCTGATTATCATCACCGTTGGCGTTTCGCTGTACGCCTGGCAGAACGAGGGCCTGATGCACAGCTGGATCTTCCAGCCCTACGCCGTGCAGCGCGACAACTCCTGGTACCGCTTCTTAACCTCGGGCTTTCTGCACGCGGATTTTTCGCACTTGCTGTTTAACATGTTTACGCTGTACTTCTTCGGCGATGTGGTGGAGTATGTCTTTAAGTCGGCTTACGGGCCCACCACGGGCATACTGCTGTACTTGCTGGTGTATTTGGGCGGCATTATCGTATCGGACATCCCTACCTACATCAAGCACCGCAACGACCCGCCTTACCGTGCCTTGGGGGCATCTGGCGGGGTGGCCAGCATTGTTTTTTCCAGCATCCTGTTCTTCCCGACGCTGGATATCTGCCTCTTTGCGTTCCTGTGCCTGCCAGGCTTTATCTTTGGCATCCTCTACATGATGTACTCATACTTTTCCGGGAGGCGCATGGCGGGCAACATCAACCACGACGCGCACCTGTACGGGGCGCTGTATGGCTTTGTGTTGAGCTTGATCCTGGTGCCGAGCGCGCTGCCAAGCTTTGTGGATCAGATTGCCGGCTGGCGCCTGTTCTAACACAGTCCGGAAGGGAATTGCACTTTTAGTGGCAGGTTAGAGCGCTGTTTTTTCGTCTGTAAAGGGGCAAAGTACGTATACAGTGCTGTATACCCCTTACTACTATGGCGCTATCACAGAACCGTACTTACTTAAAAATGATCTTAATTGCACTGTTTGCCTTATGTTGGCAGGCAGGGCAGGCCCATGAGCTGGCATCGCCTGTGCGGCAGGAGCGTACTTCCATGATGGAGTACCTGCTAAAAGAGCGCCCGCTGCTGGCCGATCTCATCACCAAATCGGGGCTTACGCCGCTGCTTTCGGGCAACGGCCCGCTGACGCTGCTCGCCCCGCCCGAAAGCGCCCTGCAGCGTATAAAGCAGGAGCCCGCAGAGCGTTTGCGGGCCATTCTATCGGCCCACATTCTAAAGGGGGCTTATGGGGAGCGGGACCTGAAAGACGGTGCCACGCTTCAGTCAATTAGCGGTGCCGGTATCACTGTTTGCCGCAAAGACAAGTATACTTTGTTGAACGGGGTGCGCATTCTGGGCCCTGACCACCAGGTGAAAAACGGTGTCGTGCACGAGTTGGGCGATGTGATCAGTATATAGATAGGGCGGTACTACATTTGGGCCTGAAGCGGTGCGGCCTTATGCTCCGGCTCCGGCTGCTCAGTGCAACTAAAGCTTACGGATTAAGCCGATATCGCTGCCTCTTCTTCTTTAAGTGCTAGAATTAACTCCTATAGTCTAAAGCAGCAGGTGCTTTTCTGCGTATGTATAGAGTGAAGATGTACAGCGCAGAACAACATACTACCCCAACCAGCTCTAAAACACTGATAGCACAAACCAAGTGCTATGAGCTGCTGTACGATTCCTTAAAAAAACAGGATTTACCTCATCATCAACGGCTTCTGGAAAAGTAAGAGCTTTGTGCCGGAGTTCCTCCCCGATGTGAAAAAAGCCCTGCTGCTCACGCAGCCTAACTTCACACTCGTGAACGACCTCCGCAACATGATTACGCACCCACAGTCGGTCATGAGCCTGCACGTAGCGGCCCAGACGCTGGTAAAGGAGGCCGGAATGAAAAAGGGGGCTAACATAGCACCCACCGACCGTATCGCCACCTTGCAGGTAGACGACACCCTCAGCCAGAGCCATCTCCCCCTCAGAACCTTTACCTCTTACAGCGAAGCAGAGCTGTGGCTGGATAGCCAGTAGCATCGTAACCCGCACATTTACATGGCAGTACCGGGCCGCTGGTGCTGTAACCGTATGCAGGCAAACTAAGTTATAGTACCTACAACCCTGCCTGCCGCCGCCTGTTCATGACGCGTGCGTGG includes:
- a CDS encoding fasciclin domain-containing protein, whose translation is MILIALFALCWQAGQAHELASPVRQERTSMMEYLLKERPLLADLITKSGLTPLLSGNGPLTLLAPPESALQRIKQEPAERLRAILSAHILKGAYGERDLKDGATLQSISGAGITVCRKDKYTLLNGVRILGPDHQVKNGVVHELGDVISI
- a CDS encoding rhomboid family intramembrane serine protease; amino-acid sequence: MSVTIILIIITVGVSLYAWQNEGLMHSWIFQPYAVQRDNSWYRFLTSGFLHADFSHLLFNMFTLYFFGDVVEYVFKSAYGPTTGILLYLLVYLGGIIVSDIPTYIKHRNDPPYRALGASGGVASIVFSSILFFPTLDICLFAFLCLPGFIFGILYMMYSYFSGRRMAGNINHDAHLYGALYGFVLSLILVPSALPSFVDQIAGWRLF
- a CDS encoding polyprenyl synthetase family protein translates to MDISTLSEKINHTLSTLRYGENPAELYEPIRYIMALGGKRIRPLLVLLGAEMFDEDVEKALLPAAAVEVFHNFTLMHDDIMDKAPLRRGQQTVHEKWNANTAILSGDVMLVRAYELLLGVEPGKLALVLRLFSRTAAEVCEGQQLDMNFERREQVSREEYIHMITLKTAVLLGFSLELGAILQGAPEADAEHLKAFGDNVGIAFQLRDDLLDVYGDQTKFGKQVGGDILSDKKTFLMLTALEQANEEQLHVINNWRNQPADCIAADKVKAITGIYDQLGVRQQTEQQIEVYFQKAMQHFDAVQLPEARKAAIRALTLQLMERDS